A genomic stretch from Bordetella sp. N includes:
- the pdeM gene encoding ligase-associated DNA damage response endonuclease PdeM, which yields MAAVPEVLARASAVDVVGERVYLLPQRAVWWPAQGALLLADPHFGKAAAYRSLGQPVPAGTTAATLARWEALLAALPVRLCVVLGDFLHARAARAPATLAALQAWRGRHPRLQGVLVRGNHDSHAGDPPPELGIEVVDEPYQLGPFDCRHHPPVPGTTAAGRYAWAGHLHPSHILRGRGRDSVRLPCFMMDEDHGVLPAFGAFTGTWPVDTRPGRRIYVVADDAVFATQG from the coding sequence ATGGCGGCCGTGCCTGAAGTGCTGGCGCGCGCGAGTGCGGTCGACGTGGTCGGCGAGCGGGTTTATCTGCTGCCGCAGCGGGCCGTCTGGTGGCCCGCGCAAGGCGCGCTTCTGCTGGCCGATCCGCATTTCGGCAAAGCCGCCGCGTATCGGTCGCTGGGCCAGCCGGTGCCGGCGGGGACGACCGCCGCCACGCTGGCGCGGTGGGAAGCGCTGCTGGCGGCCTTGCCGGTGAGGCTATGCGTGGTCCTGGGAGACTTCCTGCATGCGCGGGCAGCCCGCGCGCCGGCGACGTTGGCGGCCTTGCAGGCCTGGCGCGGCCGCCATCCGCGCTTGCAAGGTGTGCTGGTGCGGGGCAATCACGACAGCCATGCCGGCGATCCACCGCCCGAACTGGGCATCGAGGTCGTCGACGAACCTTATCAATTGGGACCGTTCGACTGCCGCCATCATCCGCCGGTCCCCGGCACCACCGCCGCGGGACGCTATGCCTGGGCGGGCCACCTGCACCCGTCCCACATCCTGCGTGGCCGTGGCCGCGACAGCGTGCGCCTGCCTTGTTTCATGATGGACGAGGATCACGGCGTCCTGCCGGCGTTCGGCGCCTTCACCGGCACATGGCCGGTGGACACGCGCCCCGGGCGCCGCATCTACGTGGTCGCCGACGATGCCGTTTTTGCAACGCAAGGGTGA
- the queD gene encoding 6-carboxytetrahydropterin synthase QueD, with the protein MISVTRRLEFDAGHRIPDHRSQCRNMHGHRYVLEVTLQGDVVNTPGSSDNGMLMDFSEIKAIGKKELVDRWDHAFLVYSGDEAVLNFLQSLPGHKTVVLDRIPTVENLVRIAFDTLAPHYHSHYGLDLRLTRVRLYETPNCWADCNG; encoded by the coding sequence ATGATTTCCGTCACTCGCAGGTTGGAGTTCGACGCCGGCCACCGCATCCCCGACCACCGCAGCCAGTGCCGCAATATGCACGGCCACCGCTATGTGCTGGAAGTGACGTTGCAGGGCGACGTCGTCAACACGCCGGGCAGTTCCGACAACGGCATGCTGATGGACTTTTCCGAGATCAAGGCCATCGGCAAGAAAGAGCTGGTGGACCGCTGGGATCACGCCTTCCTGGTGTATTCCGGCGACGAGGCGGTGCTGAATTTCCTGCAGAGCCTGCCGGGCCACAAGACCGTCGTGCTGGACCGTATTCCCACGGTCGAAAACCTCGTCCGCATCGCCTTCGACACGCTGGCGCCGCATTATCACAGCCACTACGGGCTGGACCTGCGGCTGACGCGCGTGCGTTTGTACGAAACCCCGAACTGCTGGGCCGACTGCAACGGATAA
- the queE gene encoding 7-carboxy-7-deazaguanine synthase: protein MTYAAKEIFKTLQGEGAQAGRAAVFCRFAGCNLWSGRESDRASAACRFCDTDFVGTDGPGGGKFTTAQALAATLASTWGPDRAHRYVVFTGGEPLLQIDAALLDAVHAEGFEIAIETNGTLLPPPGIDWICVSPKGTAPVALRAGNELKLVYPQLDAPPASFAGLDFEHFFLQPMDGPDRVANTERAVQYCTQHPQWRLSLQTHKYIGIP, encoded by the coding sequence ATGACTTACGCCGCCAAAGAGATATTCAAGACCCTGCAAGGGGAAGGTGCCCAGGCCGGCCGCGCCGCGGTGTTCTGCCGTTTTGCCGGCTGCAACCTGTGGTCGGGCCGCGAAAGCGACCGCGCCAGCGCCGCCTGTAGGTTCTGCGACACCGATTTCGTCGGCACCGATGGTCCCGGCGGCGGCAAGTTCACCACCGCGCAGGCGCTGGCCGCGACCTTGGCCAGCACCTGGGGGCCCGACCGCGCCCATCGCTACGTCGTCTTTACCGGCGGTGAACCGCTGCTGCAGATCGACGCTGCCCTGCTGGACGCCGTCCACGCCGAAGGCTTCGAAATCGCCATCGAAACCAATGGCACGCTGTTGCCGCCGCCCGGCATCGACTGGATCTGCGTCAGCCCCAAGGGCACGGCGCCGGTGGCGCTGCGCGCGGGCAATGAATTGAAGCTGGTCTATCCCCAACTCGACGCGCCGCCGGCGTCTTTTGCCGGTCTGGACTTCGAGCATTTTTTCCTGCAGCCCATGGACGGCCCGGACCGGGTCGCCAATACCGAGCGCGCCGTGCAGTACTGCACGCAGCATCCGCAATGGCGGCTCAGTCTGCAAACCCACAAGTACATAGGCATTCCATGA
- a CDS encoding NCS2 family permease — MLERLFHLREHGSTARTEAVAGLTTFLTMSYIIFVNPSILSTTGMDRDAVFVATCLAAALGTLVMALLANWPIGLAPGMGLNAFFAFTVVKTMGFSWQQALGAVFISGIIFLILTITGIRGWLVRGIPNSLRSAIAAGIGLFLAIIALSNAGIVVAHPATKVTLGDLRAPGPLLAILGFFIIATLDALRIRGAILIGILVVTALSMLIGVNEFKGIFSAPPSLAPTLLQLDIPGALHGGLFHVILVFVLVEVFDATGTLIGVAKRAGLVPEGKPNRLGQALFADSAAIVAGSMLGTSSTTAYVESASGVQAGGRTGMTALVIGLLFLAALFISPLAGSVPPYATAPALLYVAGLMMRELIEVNWNDVAEATPAALTALVMPFTYSIANGLAFGFISYVVLKTLTGRAREIHPATWLVAVLFVIRFAFFPG; from the coding sequence ATGCTGGAGAGACTGTTTCACCTGCGCGAGCACGGCAGCACCGCGCGCACCGAGGCCGTGGCCGGACTCACGACCTTCCTGACGATGTCCTACATCATCTTCGTCAATCCGAGCATCCTGTCGACCACGGGCATGGACCGCGACGCGGTGTTCGTGGCTACCTGCCTGGCCGCGGCCCTGGGCACCCTGGTCATGGCCTTGCTGGCCAACTGGCCCATCGGCCTGGCGCCGGGCATGGGCCTGAATGCCTTCTTCGCGTTCACCGTGGTCAAGACCATGGGGTTCAGCTGGCAGCAGGCCCTGGGCGCGGTGTTCATCTCGGGCATCATCTTCCTGATCCTGACCATTACCGGCATCCGCGGCTGGCTGGTGCGCGGAATCCCGAACTCCCTGCGCAGCGCCATCGCCGCCGGCATCGGGCTGTTCCTAGCCATCATCGCCCTGTCGAATGCCGGCATCGTGGTGGCTCACCCGGCCACCAAGGTCACCCTGGGCGACCTGCGCGCGCCCGGCCCGCTGCTGGCCATCCTGGGATTCTTCATCATCGCCACCCTGGACGCGCTGCGCATCCGCGGCGCCATCCTGATCGGCATCCTGGTGGTCACCGCCCTGTCGATGCTGATCGGGGTCAACGAGTTCAAGGGCATCTTCTCGGCGCCGCCCAGCCTGGCGCCGACCCTGCTGCAGCTGGACATCCCCGGCGCGCTGCACGGCGGCCTGTTCCACGTCATCCTGGTTTTCGTGCTGGTCGAGGTCTTCGACGCCACCGGCACCCTGATCGGCGTCGCCAAGCGTGCCGGCCTGGTGCCGGAAGGCAAGCCCAACCGGCTCGGCCAGGCCTTGTTCGCCGACAGCGCGGCCATCGTCGCCGGGTCCATGCTGGGCACCAGCAGTACCACCGCCTACGTGGAAAGCGCGTCCGGCGTGCAGGCCGGCGGCCGCACGGGCATGACGGCCCTGGTGATCGGCCTGCTGTTCCTGGCCGCCCTGTTCATTTCGCCGCTGGCCGGGTCGGTACCGCCCTATGCCACCGCGCCTGCCCTGCTGTACGTGGCGGGCCTGATGATGCGCGAGCTGATCGAGGTCAACTGGAACGACGTCGCCGAAGCCACCCCGGCGGCGCTGACCGCCCTGGTCATGCCCTTCACCTATTCCATCGCCAACGGCCTGGCCTTCGGTTTCATCAGCTATGTGGTGCTGAAGACCCTGACCGGCCGTGCACGGGAAATCCACCCCGCCACCTGGCTGGTCGCCGTCCTGTTCGTCATCCGGTTCGCGTTTTTCCCGGGGTGA
- the tsaD gene encoding tRNA (adenosine(37)-N6)-threonylcarbamoyltransferase complex transferase subunit TsaD encodes MIILGFESSCDETGVAVVDTRRGLLSHALHTQIAMHQEYGGVVPELASRDHVRRVLPLTHKALADAGLTVADVEAVAYTAGPGLAGALLVGASVAQAFAWARDLPAIPIHHLEGHLLSPLLADPRPEFPFVALLVSGGHTQLMRVDGVGRYELLGETLDDAAGEAFDKSAKLLGLGYPGGPALAAMAERGDPTRFELPRPMLHSGDLDFSFSGLKTAVLTRVRAAEKAGGGLDDQARADLSAATQAAIVDVLAAKAEKALKQTGLKRLVVAGGVGANKRLRARLAQALPRLKAQAYFPPLELCTDNGAMIAFAAGERVKAGLATLRRDEHAFTVRPRWDLADVSVQPPGV; translated from the coding sequence ATGATCATTCTCGGCTTTGAAAGCTCCTGCGACGAAACCGGCGTGGCGGTGGTCGACACCAGGCGCGGCCTGCTGTCGCACGCCCTGCACACGCAGATCGCCATGCACCAGGAGTACGGTGGCGTGGTGCCCGAACTGGCCTCGCGCGACCACGTGCGGCGGGTGCTCCCGCTCACCCATAAGGCGCTGGCGGACGCCGGCCTGACCGTGGCCGACGTCGAGGCCGTGGCCTACACCGCCGGCCCCGGCCTGGCGGGCGCGCTGCTGGTCGGCGCCAGCGTGGCGCAGGCCTTCGCCTGGGCGCGCGACCTGCCGGCCATTCCCATCCACCATCTGGAAGGGCACCTGCTGTCGCCCTTGCTGGCCGATCCGCGGCCCGAGTTTCCCTTCGTGGCGCTGCTGGTGTCCGGCGGCCACACGCAATTGATGCGGGTCGACGGGGTGGGGCGCTATGAATTGCTGGGCGAAACCCTGGACGACGCCGCCGGCGAGGCCTTCGACAAGTCGGCCAAGCTGCTGGGCCTGGGCTATCCGGGCGGCCCCGCCCTGGCGGCGATGGCGGAGCGCGGCGATCCGACCCGTTTCGAACTGCCGCGGCCCATGCTGCACAGCGGCGATCTGGATTTCAGCTTCAGCGGCCTGAAAACCGCCGTGCTGACGCGGGTGCGGGCGGCCGAGAAGGCCGGTGGCGGGCTGGACGATCAGGCCCGCGCCGATCTGTCGGCGGCCACGCAGGCGGCCATCGTCGACGTGCTGGCGGCCAAGGCGGAAAAAGCGCTGAAGCAGACCGGGCTGAAACGCCTGGTGGTGGCGGGTGGCGTGGGCGCCAACAAGCGCCTGCGGGCGCGGCTTGCGCAAGCGCTGCCGCGCCTGAAGGCGCAAGCCTATTTCCCGCCTCTGGAACTTTGCACCGACAACGGCGCGATGATCGCTTTCGCCGCGGGCGAGCGGGTCAAGGCTGGGCTGGCGACCCTGCGCCGCGACGAACATGCTTTCACGGTGCGCCCGCGCTGGGATCTGGCGGACGTTTCGGTGCAGCCGCCTGGGGTTTGA
- the plsY gene encoding glycerol-3-phosphate 1-O-acyltransferase PlsY — MVQEPHSILFSLGLVILAYVIGSIPFAVVVSKLMGLQDPRSYGSGNPGATNVLRSGSKLAAVLTLLGDAAKGWFAVWLAQRLGTPSLSWNVVALVALAVFLGHLFPLFLRFRGGKGVATALGVMLAIEPWLALAIVATWLIVAVCFRYSSLAALAAAVFAPFCYILGSGIAWYAQAPLTVAIVVIVLLLIVRHRANITRLLNGTESRIGSKKKAA; from the coding sequence ATGGTGCAGGAACCTCATTCCATCTTGTTCAGCCTGGGCCTGGTCATCCTGGCTTATGTGATCGGGTCCATCCCTTTCGCGGTGGTGGTCAGCAAGCTGATGGGACTGCAGGATCCGCGCAGCTATGGCTCCGGCAATCCGGGTGCCACCAATGTGTTGCGCTCCGGCAGCAAGCTGGCCGCCGTCCTGACCCTGCTGGGCGATGCCGCCAAGGGCTGGTTCGCCGTCTGGCTGGCGCAGCGGCTGGGCACCCCGTCCCTGTCCTGGAATGTGGTCGCCCTGGTGGCCCTGGCGGTCTTCCTCGGCCATCTGTTTCCGCTGTTTCTGCGTTTTCGCGGCGGCAAGGGCGTGGCGACCGCACTGGGCGTAATGCTGGCGATCGAGCCCTGGCTGGCCCTGGCCATCGTGGCCACCTGGCTGATCGTGGCCGTCTGTTTCCGCTACTCGTCGCTGGCCGCGCTGGCCGCGGCGGTCTTCGCGCCCTTCTGCTACATCTTAGGCAGCGGCATCGCCTGGTATGCCCAGGCGCCGCTGACCGTGGCCATCGTCGTCATCGTGCTGCTGCTGATCGTCCGCCACCGGGCCAATATCACGCGTCTGCTGAACGGCACCGAATCGCGCATCGGCAGCAAGAAGAAAGCGGCCTGA
- the surE gene encoding 5'/3'-nucleotidase SurE, with protein MRILVSNDDGYTAPGLLALVEALRGLGELTVVAPEVNHSGASNSLTLNRPLSVREAGNGFFYVNGTPSDCVHVALTGGLVPDRPDLVVSGINNGANMGDDTLYSGTVAAATEGYLFGIPAIAFSLNEKGWGNLDAAAAMARRVVEHQIAQPLAAPVLLNVNFPNRPLEAMTGWAVTRLGKRHPSEPVVRTTSPYGEDIYWIGPAGAAADAMPGTDFHAVAEGKVSITPLRLDLTHQAQLDPVRTWAEPLCASR; from the coding sequence ATGCGGATTCTCGTATCCAACGACGACGGTTATACGGCGCCCGGTCTGCTGGCGCTGGTCGAGGCGTTGCGGGGGCTGGGCGAATTGACAGTGGTGGCACCGGAGGTCAATCACAGTGGCGCGTCGAATTCCCTGACCTTGAACCGGCCCCTGAGCGTGCGCGAAGCGGGCAATGGATTCTTTTATGTGAACGGTACGCCTTCGGATTGCGTACACGTCGCCCTGACCGGCGGCCTGGTGCCGGACCGGCCGGATCTGGTCGTCTCGGGCATCAACAACGGCGCGAATATGGGTGACGACACCCTGTATTCGGGCACCGTCGCCGCGGCGACGGAGGGCTATCTGTTCGGCATTCCGGCGATCGCCTTCTCCCTGAACGAAAAAGGGTGGGGCAATCTGGACGCGGCCGCCGCCATGGCCCGCCGGGTCGTCGAGCATCAGATCGCGCAGCCCCTGGCCGCGCCGGTGCTGCTGAACGTCAATTTCCCCAATCGTCCGCTGGAAGCCATGACGGGCTGGGCGGTAACCCGCCTGGGCAAGCGCCATCCTTCCGAGCCGGTCGTGCGCACCACGTCCCCGTACGGCGAGGACATTTATTGGATCGGCCCGGCCGGCGCCGCCGCCGACGCGATGCCGGGCACCGATTTCCACGCCGTTGCCGAAGGCAAGGTTTCCATCACCCCCTTGCGCCTGGATCTTACCCATCAGGCCCAACTCGACCCGGTGCGAACCTGGGCGGAGCCCCTATGCGCAAGCCGGTGA
- a CDS encoding protein-L-isoaspartate(D-aspartate) O-methyltransferase codes for MRKPVTPPQTSRAEPPVRSRVSSGSSLGGQAPKGVTATNSNTRISSATLQRPAAAPVARSEASNLGLNSGRLRAAMVQRLRVQGISDERVLAAMEAVPRHIFVDQALASRAYDDAALPIGHSQTISQPWVVARMIAAVCEGRAPTRVLEVGAGCGYQSAVLSYIVRDVFAIERIRGLFDLARDHLRSLRLNTRVRLTYGDGMLGLPNAAPFDAIVVAAAGIAIPQALLNQLAPGGRLIAPEGTSNQRLVLVERTSATAWKRTELEAVRFVPLRAGIQS; via the coding sequence ATGCGCAAGCCGGTGACTCCGCCGCAGACATCCCGGGCCGAGCCGCCGGTGCGCTCCCGCGTCAGTTCGGGTTCCAGCCTGGGCGGCCAGGCGCCCAAGGGCGTGACGGCGACCAACAGCAATACGCGGATTTCGTCCGCCACCTTGCAGCGGCCCGCGGCGGCGCCCGTGGCGCGCAGCGAGGCCAGCAACCTGGGTTTGAACTCGGGCCGGCTGCGGGCGGCGATGGTGCAGCGGCTGCGGGTCCAGGGCATCAGCGACGAAAGGGTGCTGGCCGCCATGGAAGCCGTGCCGCGCCACATCTTCGTCGACCAGGCGCTGGCCAGTCGCGCTTACGACGATGCCGCCTTGCCGATCGGCCATTCCCAGACCATTTCCCAACCCTGGGTGGTGGCGCGCATGATCGCCGCCGTCTGCGAAGGACGCGCGCCGACCCGGGTGCTGGAAGTCGGCGCCGGCTGCGGTTATCAGTCGGCCGTGCTGTCCTATATCGTGCGCGACGTCTTCGCCATTGAAAGAATACGTGGGCTTTTTGATTTGGCGCGCGATCATCTGCGGTCCCTGCGCCTGAACACCCGCGTCAGATTGACGTATGGCGACGGCATGCTGGGCCTGCCGAACGCCGCGCCTTTCGATGCTATTGTTGTGGCCGCCGCGGGTATCGCCATCCCGCAGGCCTTATTGAATCAACTTGCGCCTGGCGGGCGCTTGATCGCACCGGAAGGCACGTCCAACCAGCGCCTGGTGCTGGTCGAGCGAACCAGTGCGACAGCGTGGAAACGAACGGAATTGGAAGCGGTGCGTTTTGTTCCGCTAAGGGCCGGCATACAATCTTGA
- a CDS encoding peptidoglycan DD-metalloendopeptidase family protein yields the protein MLNGQLSLTGISHFAGARAFESLQKSVIYAGLLGCVFLAGCTTGTRAPVVDLTNAPPAQGGSPAAGSTYVVKPGDTLYKIARGNGVDVDTLKRWNGMSDSNVLSVGQVLKLSAPAGGGAVAPVGSRPVTKPSEQSTEPTPLPPPGEPQPTTPTAPPSTTPEAPPATQPPPAVASTPTPARAPDAGMINWAWPSAGQLIQTFNANTKGIDIGGNAGDPVTAAADGKVMYSGNGVRGLGNLIIINHNNGFITAYAHNRALLVKTGQEVKRGTKVAEIGQTDAASPRLHFEIRRQGTPVDPLQYLPAR from the coding sequence ATGCTCAACGGGCAGTTGTCACTGACCGGAATCAGTCATTTTGCAGGCGCTCGCGCGTTCGAGAGCCTGCAAAAAAGCGTCATCTATGCGGGTCTGCTGGGCTGCGTTTTTCTAGCAGGCTGCACCACCGGCACGCGCGCACCCGTGGTCGACCTGACCAATGCGCCGCCCGCGCAGGGCGGCAGCCCCGCGGCCGGCAGCACCTACGTGGTCAAGCCCGGTGACACGCTGTACAAGATCGCCCGCGGCAACGGGGTCGATGTGGACACGCTCAAGCGCTGGAACGGCATGAGCGACTCGAACGTGCTGTCGGTCGGCCAGGTGCTCAAGCTGTCGGCGCCAGCCGGCGGCGGCGCCGTCGCGCCGGTCGGTTCGCGCCCGGTCACCAAGCCTTCCGAGCAAAGCACCGAGCCCACGCCGCTGCCGCCGCCCGGCGAGCCGCAGCCGACCACGCCGACGGCGCCCCCGTCGACGACCCCCGAGGCGCCTCCGGCCACTCAGCCGCCGCCTGCGGTGGCCTCGACACCGACGCCGGCGCGCGCGCCTGACGCGGGGATGATCAACTGGGCCTGGCCGTCCGCCGGGCAACTGATACAGACGTTCAACGCCAACACCAAGGGCATCGACATCGGCGGCAACGCTGGCGATCCCGTGACGGCGGCCGCCGACGGCAAGGTCATGTACAGCGGCAATGGCGTGCGTGGCCTGGGCAACCTGATCATCATCAATCACAACAACGGCTTCATCACCGCATACGCGCATAACCGCGCCTTGCTGGTGAAGACGGGGCAAGAGGTCAAGCGGGGCACCAAGGTCGCGGAAATCGGCCAGACCGATGCCGCGTCGCCGCGCCTGCACTTCGAGATCCGCCGTCAAGGCACGCCGGTCGATCCCTTGCAGTATCTGCCGGCACGATGA
- a CDS encoding 3'-5' exonuclease, protein MTPTLVFDLETLPDVQGLRRLNGWGPEVPDLEVAERAFAARREATGGDFLPLHLHQIAVIGCVFRDEKGFRVRTLGDPDDPEPALLTQFFKTIEHYTPKLVSWNGSGFDLPVLHYRSLIHGVAAPRYWDQGEDDREFKFNNYIGRYHTRHIDLMDVLAKYNGRANAPLDQLAKLCGFPGKLGMDGGKVWEAWSQGRADEVRAYCETDVVNTWLVYCRWRLLRGELDRVSYDEEIALVRESLANNPAPHWREYLAAWDAE, encoded by the coding sequence ATGACGCCCACCCTGGTCTTCGATCTGGAGACCCTGCCTGACGTGCAGGGTCTGCGTCGGCTCAATGGCTGGGGGCCCGAGGTCCCCGACCTGGAAGTGGCCGAGCGCGCTTTCGCGGCGCGCCGCGAGGCCACCGGCGGCGATTTCCTGCCGCTGCATCTGCACCAGATCGCCGTCATCGGTTGCGTGTTCCGGGACGAGAAGGGCTTTCGCGTGCGCACGCTGGGGGATCCCGACGATCCCGAGCCGGCCTTGCTGACGCAGTTCTTCAAGACCATCGAGCACTACACGCCCAAGCTGGTGAGCTGGAACGGCTCTGGTTTCGACCTGCCCGTGCTGCATTACCGCAGCCTGATCCATGGCGTGGCGGCGCCCCGCTATTGGGATCAGGGCGAAGACGACCGCGAGTTCAAGTTCAACAACTACATCGGCCGCTATCACACGCGCCACATCGACCTGATGGACGTGCTGGCCAAGTACAACGGCCGTGCCAACGCGCCGCTGGACCAGTTGGCCAAGCTGTGCGGCTTTCCCGGCAAGCTGGGGATGGACGGCGGCAAGGTCTGGGAAGCCTGGTCGCAGGGCCGCGCCGACGAGGTGCGGGCCTATTGCGAAACCGATGTGGTCAATACGTGGCTGGTCTATTGCCGCTGGCGTTTGCTGCGTGGCGAACTGGACCGGGTTTCGTACGACGAGGAAATCGCGCTGGTGCGCGAGTCGCTGGCCAATAATCCGGCGCCGCATTGGCGCGAATATCTGGCGGCTTGGGACGCGGAATAA
- a CDS encoding TorF family putative porin: MKKTLLAVPFALASCLAAVPALAADATDLGAGFSLSGNATITNDYRFRGYSQTDFRPAAQLGLDLTHSSGFYLGNWNSNVANSVFADGNLEMDFYGGWKGDVGNGFGLDVGVLHYYYPGSTSPKGGNYNNTDLYIGGSYANYSLKYSYTPGDFFSAPNSKGTWYLDASATFDLGDGWGLLGHLGYQKLKNAVDTDGDTLGHYVDYKLGVTKDVKGWVFGLAAVGATKDNWYATKNGHPAGRLGLLASIQRTF; encoded by the coding sequence ATGAAGAAGACGCTGCTCGCTGTACCTTTCGCCCTGGCATCTTGTCTGGCGGCCGTTCCCGCGCTGGCCGCGGACGCCACCGATCTGGGCGCCGGCTTTTCCCTGAGCGGCAATGCCACGATCACCAACGACTACCGTTTCCGTGGCTATTCGCAAACCGATTTTCGTCCCGCCGCGCAGTTGGGCCTGGATCTGACCCACTCATCGGGCTTCTATCTGGGTAACTGGAACTCCAACGTCGCCAACTCCGTATTCGCGGACGGCAATCTGGAAATGGACTTCTACGGCGGCTGGAAGGGCGATGTCGGCAATGGCTTCGGTCTTGATGTGGGTGTGCTGCATTACTACTACCCGGGTTCGACGTCCCCCAAGGGCGGCAACTACAACAACACGGATCTCTACATTGGCGGCAGCTACGCCAACTATTCCCTGAAGTATTCCTACACGCCTGGCGATTTCTTCAGCGCGCCGAATTCCAAGGGCACCTGGTACCTGGACGCGTCGGCCACCTTCGATCTGGGTGACGGCTGGGGCCTGCTGGGCCACCTCGGCTACCAGAAGCTGAAAAACGCCGTCGATACCGATGGCGATACGCTGGGCCACTACGTGGACTACAAATTGGGTGTCACCAAGGACGTCAAGGGCTGGGTCTTCGGCCTGGCGGCGGTGGGCGCCACCAAGGACAACTGGTACGCCACGAAAAATGGCCACCCGGCCGGCCGGCTTGGCCTGCTGGCTTCGATCCAACGCACTTTCTAA
- the rlmD gene encoding 23S rRNA (uracil(1939)-C(5))-methyltransferase RlmD — protein MAEVLDIVSLDLEARGIARRDGKVLFIEGALPGERVAVETVRRKPSYEIARTVDVLRPSSQRVTPRCAHFGMCGGCAMQHLEPSAQVAIKQRSLEDTFWHVGKLKPARVLPPLHGPTWGYRFRARLSVRVVAKKGGVLVGFHERKSSYVADMRECHVLPPHVAALLLPLRAMVASMSQPHRMPQIEVAVGDAATVLVLRHLEPLTDGDIDILRAFAAHHAVQWWLQPKGPDTCHPLEREHADTLAYSLPEFGLRMPFKPTDFTQVNHAINRAMISRALTLLDVQPTDRVADLFCGLGNFTLPLATRAREAVGVEGSKALTDRALEAARLHGLGASTSFSTLNLFEVDVDWLRGLGFFDRMLIDPPREGAHAVAQALALLSAQERPRRIVYVSCNPATLARDASIMVHEGGYVLRAAGVINMFPHTGHVESIAVFESLDEAGIIAAQQQAAEKRLLAAQQQEQAQVQEQELALEQAQEQALAQEPGEAAA, from the coding sequence ATGGCCGAAGTACTCGATATCGTCTCCCTGGATCTGGAAGCCCGGGGGATCGCCCGCCGCGACGGCAAGGTCCTGTTCATCGAAGGCGCCTTGCCCGGTGAACGCGTCGCCGTGGAAACGGTGCGCCGCAAACCGTCTTATGAAATCGCCCGCACGGTCGACGTCCTGCGCCCCTCGTCGCAGCGAGTGACGCCGCGCTGCGCCCATTTCGGCATGTGCGGCGGCTGTGCCATGCAGCACCTGGAGCCCTCGGCCCAGGTCGCCATCAAACAGCGCTCGCTGGAAGACACCTTCTGGCACGTCGGCAAGCTGAAGCCGGCCCGCGTGCTGCCGCCGCTGCACGGCCCGACCTGGGGCTATCGTTTCCGCGCCCGCCTGTCGGTGCGCGTGGTCGCCAAGAAGGGCGGCGTCCTGGTCGGCTTCCACGAACGCAAGAGCAGCTACGTGGCCGACATGCGCGAATGCCATGTGCTGCCGCCGCACGTGGCCGCCTTGCTGCTGCCGCTGCGGGCCATGGTCGCCAGCATGTCCCAACCCCATCGCATGCCGCAGATCGAAGTGGCGGTGGGCGACGCCGCCACGGTGCTGGTGCTGCGCCACCTGGAACCGCTGACCGACGGCGATATCGACATCCTGCGCGCCTTCGCCGCCCATCACGCGGTGCAATGGTGGCTGCAACCCAAGGGCCCGGACACCTGTCATCCGCTGGAGCGCGAGCACGCCGATACGCTGGCGTACTCGCTGCCGGAATTCGGCCTGCGCATGCCCTTCAAGCCCACGGATTTCACCCAGGTCAACCACGCCATCAACCGCGCGATGATCTCGCGCGCCCTGACCCTGCTGGACGTCCAGCCCACCGACCGCGTGGCGGACCTGTTCTGTGGCCTGGGTAACTTCACCCTGCCGCTGGCCACCCGTGCCCGCGAAGCCGTCGGCGTCGAGGGCAGCAAGGCGCTGACCGATCGCGCGCTGGAAGCCGCCCGTCTGCACGGCCTGGGCGCGAGCACCAGCTTTTCCACGCTGAATCTGTTCGAAGTGGACGTGGACTGGCTGCGCGGCCTGGGCTTCTTCGATCGCATGCTGATCGATCCGCCGCGCGAAGGCGCGCACGCCGTGGCGCAGGCGCTGGCCCTGCTGTCGGCGCAGGAACGGCCGCGCCGCATCGTCTACGTATCCTGTAATCCGGCGACCCTGGCCCGCGATGCTTCCATCATGGTGCACGAGGGCGGCTATGTGCTGCGCGCCGCCGGCGTGATCAATATGTTCCCGCACACCGGCCACGTCGAATCCATCGCCGTGTTCGAGTCGCTGGACGAAGCCGGCATCATCGCGGCCCAGCAGCAGGCCGCCGAAAAGCGCCTGCTGGCCGCGCAACAGCAGGAACAGGCCCAGGTGCAGGAGCAGGAACTGGCCCTTGAGCAGGCCCAGGAGCAAGCCCTGGCGCAGGAGCCGGGCGAAGCGGCGGCCTGA